GAGTATGAGGAAAAAGTTCTCGGTGCGGAAGATCGGTTGTTCGATCTGGAGTTCGAGCTGTTTCAGGATTTGCGCGAACGGGTCGCGGAGCAGGGGGAACGGGTACAGCGGACCGCCGAGGCCCTGGCGGAACTCGATGTGCTCTTGTCTCTGGCCGATGTTGCCCACAGTTGCGATTATGTCTGTCCGACTATGGATGACAGTGACCGGCTTGTCATTCGGGACGGTCGCCATCCCGTTATCGAGGCCATGAATCTGGGGGAACACTTTGTTCCCAACGATGTGGAGATGGATTGCCGGGAAAACCAGATCATGGTGATTACCGGACCGAACATGGCCGGTAAATCGACTTATATGCGGCAGGTGGCCCTGATTACCCTGATGGCGCATATGGGCAGCCTGGTGCCGGCCGCCTCCGCCCATATCGGGTTGGTCGACCGTATCTTTACACGGGTCGGCGCCAGCGATAATCTTGCCCAGGGACAATCGACATTCATGGTCGAGATGACGGAGGCGGCGCACATTCTCAACCATGCCACCTCCCGCAGCCTCATCGTGCTTGACGAAATCGGTCGGGGCACCTCCACATTCGACGGCATCAGTATTGCGTGGGCAGTGGCGGAGTATTTGCATGATAACGGACATGTGGCGGCTAAAACCCTTTTCGCCACCCACTATCATGAGCTGACCGATCTTATCCTGACCTGTGAGAGGGTAAAGAATCTGAACATTGCCGTGCGGGAATGGAACGAACAGATCATCTTTTTGCGCAAGATCGTCAAAGGGCCTGCCAGCCACTCCTACGGTATTCAGGTGGCGCGGCTTGCCGGTCTGCCGGTGGCTGTTATCGACCGGGCCAAGGAGATCCTTGTCAATCTCGAATCGGGGGAGCTGGCGGAGGAAGGGCAGCCGCGTCTTGCACAACGTGCAGGCGGAGGGCAACACAGGCCGAACCCTCAAATGTCCTTGTTTGACGCCGCCGCCGATCCCGTTCGTGAAAAGTTGGCGGCACTCGATATCTCCACCATTTCACCCCTTGAGGGGCTTAACTTTCTCCATGAACTTCAAAAATTGGTCTGATAGATGAAAGTCTTGCGATATTTTTTAGCAATTTTTCTGATTTTGCTGCCTGTTTTGCCCGCATTCGCCGCAGCGGATGCCGGAGAACGGGCTTTTGTTCATGCAAAAGCGGAATATCGTCAGTTGCAGAATTCTTCGAAAGGCAAACTTTATCGCGAAAATTGGGAGCAGGTGATCCAGGGATTCAAAAAGGTAGCCGAGTCTTACCCACGCCACGGCCGGGCTGATGATGCCTTGTATATGGGGGGCAAAGCCAGCGAGGGTCTATATGCGATTTCCAGGCGCAAGGGCGACGCGCGGCAGGCCCTTGAATTTTATGACCGCCTGGCAAAAAAATACCCGACCAGTAACCTGGCGGACGATGCCTGTTATCTGGCCGGACGTATTCTTGAGCACAACCTAGATAACCGTTCAGAAGCCTATGTGCGCTACAAGCAGGGAGTCGACAAGCATCCCCGCGGCGACATGCTTGCGCTTTGCCGTGAGGGCGCAAAGCGCTTGTCGGCCTATGCGCCAAAGCGCAGTGTCGGGAAATCCGCTGCGTCAGATAGTGCCCGGAGCGATGCTTCCGGGCCCTTGAAGATTCATCAGGTCCGCTATTGGTCGAGTCCGGATTACACCCGTGTGGTTATTGAGATGACTCGCACCGGGCATTATACCCCACATCTGCTGCAAGCCGACAAAAGGGAAGGGCAACCGGTCCGTCTTTATGTGGATATTAAAGACGGCAACGTCGATGATCAGGTGCCCGCTGTCCAGAAAGTCGGTGACGGTCTTTTGCGAAGCATTCGTGTCGGTAACCCTTCCGATGATCTGGCGCGGATTGTTCTGGATCTGGAAACGTACGAGGATTACAAGATTTTCACTCTGGGCAACCCGCAACGTATCGTTATCGATGTGTCGGGGCGACGTCCGGCCAGTTTGAAAACCGCGCGGCCTGTACTGCACGCGCCTGTATCCAAAGATGGGGATGCCATCGCCAAGGTTCTGGATAAATCACCCGCGGAGAAACCTTTAAAAGTCACCCTGCCTGCCTCCCGGGTTTCGGGGAAATTGCGCCGCATCGTTGTCGACGCCGGCCATGGCGGTAAGGATCCTGGGGCCATCGGGCCCAGCGGCGTCAAGGAAAAGGATATTACTCTCGCCCTGGCCAAGCGACTTGCCGTCCGGCTCGAAAAAGAGCTTGGCTGCCAGGTTATCCTGACCCGCGACAAGGATGTTTTTCTGCCCCTGGAAGAACGAACCGCCATTGCCAATCGCGTAGGTGCGGACCTTTTCCTGTCCATCCACGCCAATGCCAGTAATAATCGCAAAGCGCAAGGGGTCGAGACCTATTACCTCAATTTTTCCAAGAACGACAAGGCTGCTGCAGTTGCAGCCAGGGAGAACGGCACATCTCTGAAGCAGGTCAGCGATCTGGAGCTTATTCTGTTCGATCTTATGGCCAATGCCAAAATCAACGAATCCAGCCGACTTGCCGCCGAAATTCAAAAGTCGCTGGTGGATAATCTGAGCAAGCACTATTCCCCGGTTAAAAACCATGGGGTGCGCCAGGGGCCTTTTTATGTCCTGCTGGGGGCCAATATGCCTTCGGTGTTGGTCGAAGCGGCTTTTATCAGCAATAAAACCGAGGAGAGCAGACTGCGCAGTTCCAAGTATCAGGAACGCGCGGCCCGTGCCATTGCGCGTGCTGTCCATACTTTTTCCCAAGATTCTAAAACGATCGCAAACAAATGAATTCTATCCCCGATCTGTCCGATAATCTTGAACTTCCCGATGCCCTGCAAAGCATAACTCGGGATACTTCGCGTCCCTATGACGATCGTCGCAAGGACCTGCTCGAAGCGGCAACAAGCTATTGGAGCCATTGCCGGGATGTGGTCATGGCATATCACCGTCGCGGTGCTAGCGGGCATGAAGTGGTGGCAAGGCTTACCGATGTCGCCGATGCGATGATGGCCTTGCTCTATGATTTTGCAGCTTCGGATCTGCCGGGAAAAGGTCGGGTCGGGTGTACCGTCATCGCCTTGGGCGGTTATGGACGATGTCAGCTCAATCCACGCTCTGATATCGACATTATGTTTTTCCATAACGGCAAGGGGAAAAAATTTACCGAACAGGTTTCCGAGCGCATGCTTTATCTGTTGTGGGATCTGGGGCTCGATGTCGGTTACAGCATCCGAACCGCCCGGCATTGTATCGACATTGCCGAGAAGGATCTTACCGCTCGGACCGCACTGCTCGATTCGCGGTATTTGTGTGGCAGCGAGAAATGTTTTCAGGAATATGAAAAAGGCGTGTTGGACAAGGTCCTCAACTGGAACAGCAAGGGGTATATCTCGGAAAAATTGGACGAGAGTTCCAGGCGCTTAGGTAAATACGGTTCCTCCGTGTATCTGCTCGAGCCTAATATTAAAGAAGGCGAAGGCGGATTGCGGGATCTGCATACCGCTCAGTGGTTGGCTCAGGTTAAATTCAAGGCGCGTTCCCTCTACGAGTTGGTTCTTAAGGGCATCATGACCGAAAAGGAATATGTCGAGTTCGAGGGGGCGTATGACTACCTGTGGCGCATACGTAATGAACTCCATTTTCTGTCCACCGGCAAAAACGAGCAGCTCCGCTTCGATCAGCAGGAAAAAATAGCGAAATTCCTCGGTTACAAAGACAACAAGCGCGCCCTGGCGGTCGAACAGTTTATGCAGGATTATTATGCCCACGCCGTGCACGTTGAAGTCATATCATCGCACCTGATAGATAAGGTGCGGCTGCACGATCAATCCGCACCGACTCCAAGTGCCAAGACCATATCGCGACGTACGGTCGAAGAAGGTTTTTACACGCTTCATGGCGAGTTGCGGCTTTCCCGGAGCAACCTGTTTGAGGAACATCCCGAGCGCATGATGCTGGCATTCCGCCTTGCGCAGTTGCACGAGGTGGCTTTGAGTCCGCAGGTTAAAAACCGAATTCGCGAGAATCTTCATCGTATCAATAATGCGGTTCGTCGCTCCAGGCCGATGGTGGATACCTTCATGGATATCCTACGTTACCATCGCGGAGTCATGCAGGCTTTGAAGGATATGCACTACCTGCGGTTTCTCAATCATTTCATTCCCGAATTCGGACGCATCTACTGCAGGGTGCAACACGATGCGTATCATGTTTTTACCGTTGATTCCCATTCGCTGTTTGCCATCGGCGAGCTACTCAAGTTGTGGGAGGGGGAGTACGCAACGGAACTGCCGAGCTTGACGGGGGTGGCCAACGATATCGAAAAGCGCGAGCTGCTTTTGCTGGCCATGCTGTTGCACGATGTAGGTAAAGGGGAGGGGCGCGATCACTGCAATAAAGGGGCGGATATGATGCCCACTGTCGCGCGGCGCCTGGGTTTGAGCCGCGAAGACAGTCAGCGGCTGGAGTTTCTGGTGCGGCATCATTTAAAGATGGCGCATATTTCCCAGCGTCGCGATATGCATGACGATCGGCTTATTATCGATTTTGCTCGCACTATGGGGATGAGCGAAAATCTGAAGATGCTTTATCTGCTTACCTTCGCCGATTTAAGGGCCGTCGGTCCGGATGTGTGGACCGCATGGAAATCGATGTTGCTGTGCGAACTTTTCGATAAAACCCACCTGGTTCTGGAGCGGGGCAATTTCCTGCTGGAAAAACGTTCTGAAAAGATACGCAACCGTAAACGGAAAATCCAAACTCTGCTGGAAGACGAAATCGATGCCAAGGTCGTGGCGGATCGGTTGCGCAAAGCCAGTACCCGCTACCTGTTGTCCTTCCGCAGTCATAGCATCGCTGAGCATATCCGCCTGATTCATGGCAGCCGCGATAAGCGTCTCGGATTTTTTGTGGCCGACGGGCCTGACGGTTTCTATACGCAGCTGACGATCGTTACCCACGACATGCCGGGATTGTTTACGATGATTACCGGGGTTATGGCCGCTTACGGAATCAATATCTTCGGTGCGCAGATCTTTACCCAGCGTGACGGTACCGCATTTGATATCCTCCAGGTCAAGGGACCTTCCGGTTATGCCGACGCGACCAGTGAAAAATGGCGCACGGTGGAGGAGTCGCTGCTGGCCGTCATCGAGGGAAGACTCAAAGTCGAGGATCTGATTCGCAAGCGTCAGCGGCCTGTTTTTTGGGCCGATGCCGGTCATCCCAAAGTACCCAGTCGTGTCGATATCGATAATGAGGTGTCTCAGGATTACACCGTGTTGGACGTTTTTACGCACGATGAAGTCGGTGTGCTGTATCGGATCTGCCGGACATTGCGTGATTTGGGACTGTATCTGGGGGTCGCCAAAATATCGACCAAGGTCGACCAGGTTGCCGATACCTTTTATGTCAAAGACATTTTCAGTCAAAAGATTACCGATCCCGATCGTATGGAAGAGGTGCGATCGCAGCTTCTCAACTGCCTCGATCATGAGAAGCTGTGATGGAAGAAACTCTGCCTGAATGTATCGGTTGGCACGGAGAGTGTCTCCGGGCAATCAGTAAAAGACACTATTTATATCAGTGATTTATGGATCAATATCTCGACCTTTTTCTTAATTATCTGGTGGTCGAAAAAGGCCTCTCCGCCAATACCCTGGATGCCTACGGGCGCGACCTTGCCCGATATCTGGAATTTCTCTCTGTCAAGGGGGTAACAGGCTTGGAGCAGGTCAGCCCGCCCATGGTGGTGGCCTTTTTGTCGGCTCTCAAGGAACGGGGGCTGTCGGCTCGCAGTCGCGCCCGCAAACTGGTTTCGTTGCGTATGTTTCATCGTTTTTTGCTGGCCGAGAATCTGGCAACGACCAATCCCGCTGCGCAGGTGGCGGCACCCAAAAGCTTTGCCAAGTTACCGCAAATATTGACGCCTGACGAGGTTGAAAGCCTTCTCAGCGCCCCTGGCAATACCACCTGTTTTGATTTGCGTGACAAGGCCATGCTGGAAATTCTCTATGCCACAGGCCTGCGGGTGTCGGAACTGGTAGGACTTACCTTGCAGGATTTACAGCTCGATGTCGGTTATCTCACGGCCTTCGGCAAGCGCGCCAAGCAGCGTATCGTGCCTTTGGGAGATGCCGCCAGAGAGGCTGTTCTTGAGTATTTATCCCATGGCCGTGGCGAGTTGGCGGGCGAGGTCGGTTCGGGGTTTTTGTTTTTGAATCGTTCAGGTAACGGGTTGACACGACAGGGGTTCTGGAAGATGATGAAGCGCAGAGCGATGGAGGCGGGCATCAATAAAAATATTACGCCTCACACTTTGCGACATTCATTTGCTACCCACCTGCTGGATAACGGCGCCGACCTGCGTGCCGTCCAGGCGATGCTGGGGCATGCGGATATTTCCACCACCCAGATTTATACCCATGTAACCAGAGAGCGAATGAAGGTTATTCACCAACAGCATCACCCGCGTGGGTGAGAGCTGGCGACCATATCGACAGAGGATACCATGAAGTATGTAGTTTTATTAGGAGACGGCATGGCCGATGAGCCCATGGCCGAACTTGGCGGCAAGACTCCGCTGCAATGTGCTCATACGCCGTTTATGGACCGGCTCGCCCGGGAAGGGCAGGTTGGCCTTGCCCAGACGATTCCCGAGGGGTTTCCCCCCGGCAGCGATGTTGCCAATCTTTCGGTGTTCGGCTATGACCCTGCCAGCTGTTATAGCGGGCGTTCACCCCTTGAGGCAGCCAGTATGGGGGTATCTCTGAATGCGGAGGATGTCTCCTTTCGCCTCAATCTGGTGACCCTCGGCGAGAACGACGATCAGCAGATCATGGAAGATTTCTCTGCCGGGCACATTTCCACCGAGGAAGCACGGGACATCGTGCTGACCCTGCAGCGGGAACTCGGTACCGAGCAGTTTCAGTTTTATCCCGGCGTGTCCTACCGTCATCTTCTGGTCTGGCGCGGTGGAATCGACAGCATGAATTTTACTCCGCCGCACGATATTACCGGTCAGTCCGTCGAAGGGCAGTTGCCGCGCGGTGAGGGGGCCGAAATCCTGCTGGAACTGATGGAACGAGCCCGTGGCATCCTTGCTTCGCACCCCGTCAATGAACGGCGTCGGTCCGAAGGGAAACGACCGGCCAATGCCATGTGGTTGTGGGGGCAGGGGCGCGCACCGCACATGCAGACCCTGCAGGAACGTTTCGGTTTGAGCGGAGCCGTTATTTCCGCCGTCGATCTGATCAAAGGCATCGGCATCTATGCCGGCCTGGATGTTATCGACGTTCCCGGCGCTACCGGTTATCTGGATACCAATTATCTCGGCAAAGCCGAATTTGCGCTGGAAGCCCTGAAAACCCGTGATTATGTCTATGTTCATGTCGAAGCACCCGACGAAGCTTCGCATGGGGGGCTGGTCCAGGAGAAAATCCAGGCGATCGAATCGTTTGACAAGCTGGTGGTGGGGACGATTGTCGAGGGCATGCAATCCATGGGGGATTTCCGCCTGTTGGTAGCGCCCGATCACCCGACTCCCTTGAGGCTTATGACGCATACGGATAAACCGGTGCCGTTTATTCTTTATGACTCCACAGGAGAATTCCTGACCGACCAGCCGGTCGCCGGATATGACGAATCGTCAGCCGCTTCGACGGGGCTGTTTATCGACCAGGGGTTCCGTCTTATGGAGAAATTGGTCGGTTGCTGAATTAACAACTGTCTTCATGCGGTTAGGTTTTCGTCAAATGGCCGGTCGGAGTAATCCGACCGGCCATTTTTTGTCAATTGCCCAGACCTGGTCGAAAAAATCAAGCGACGGGTGTGTTGAACAAGATTTATTCCAATAGGGTGTGTTTCAAGAGCTTCGTTGTAAGTATTTGTATTCCAAAGAAAAATTCGGCATTGTATGCTGGTTTTTGAGCGAAAGAGGTTCGGTGTTGGCAGGGGCGGTTTTTTTAGTCTTTGAAACAGATCCCATGGACCGCAAGGTGTCACAGTATAACGACAAACCTTCCGGCGGGCCTGTTTTTGTCGATATGTTGTTTTGGTGGGGCTTTCGTATATTTTTAAGTGCCCGAAAATACACGGAAATATAATTTTATGTGACGCTTTCCTGCACGAGCTAAGGTGTCGCCAGGTAGTGACACTCCCAAATGGAATATTTTACGAGGACAAGGCTGCCTCACTTCATCGTTCTCATA
This DNA window, taken from Syntrophotalea carbinolica DSM 2380, encodes the following:
- the glnD gene encoding [protein-PII] uridylyltransferase; the protein is MNSIPDLSDNLELPDALQSITRDTSRPYDDRRKDLLEAATSYWSHCRDVVMAYHRRGASGHEVVARLTDVADAMMALLYDFAASDLPGKGRVGCTVIALGGYGRCQLNPRSDIDIMFFHNGKGKKFTEQVSERMLYLLWDLGLDVGYSIRTARHCIDIAEKDLTARTALLDSRYLCGSEKCFQEYEKGVLDKVLNWNSKGYISEKLDESSRRLGKYGSSVYLLEPNIKEGEGGLRDLHTAQWLAQVKFKARSLYELVLKGIMTEKEYVEFEGAYDYLWRIRNELHFLSTGKNEQLRFDQQEKIAKFLGYKDNKRALAVEQFMQDYYAHAVHVEVISSHLIDKVRLHDQSAPTPSAKTISRRTVEEGFYTLHGELRLSRSNLFEEHPERMMLAFRLAQLHEVALSPQVKNRIRENLHRINNAVRRSRPMVDTFMDILRYHRGVMQALKDMHYLRFLNHFIPEFGRIYCRVQHDAYHVFTVDSHSLFAIGELLKLWEGEYATELPSLTGVANDIEKRELLLLAMLLHDVGKGEGRDHCNKGADMMPTVARRLGLSREDSQRLEFLVRHHLKMAHISQRRDMHDDRLIIDFARTMGMSENLKMLYLLTFADLRAVGPDVWTAWKSMLLCELFDKTHLVLERGNFLLEKRSEKIRNRKRKIQTLLEDEIDAKVVADRLRKASTRYLLSFRSHSIAEHIRLIHGSRDKRLGFFVADGPDGFYTQLTIVTHDMPGLFTMITGVMAAYGINIFGAQIFTQRDGTAFDILQVKGPSGYADATSEKWRTVEESLLAVIEGRLKVEDLIRKRQRPVFWADAGHPKVPSRVDIDNEVSQDYTVLDVFTHDEVGVLYRICRTLRDLGLYLGVAKISTKVDQVADTFYVKDIFSQKITDPDRMEEVRSQLLNCLDHEKL
- a CDS encoding N-acetylmuramoyl-L-alanine amidase, which codes for MKVLRYFLAIFLILLPVLPAFAAADAGERAFVHAKAEYRQLQNSSKGKLYRENWEQVIQGFKKVAESYPRHGRADDALYMGGKASEGLYAISRRKGDARQALEFYDRLAKKYPTSNLADDACYLAGRILEHNLDNRSEAYVRYKQGVDKHPRGDMLALCREGAKRLSAYAPKRSVGKSAASDSARSDASGPLKIHQVRYWSSPDYTRVVIEMTRTGHYTPHLLQADKREGQPVRLYVDIKDGNVDDQVPAVQKVGDGLLRSIRVGNPSDDLARIVLDLETYEDYKIFTLGNPQRIVIDVSGRRPASLKTARPVLHAPVSKDGDAIAKVLDKSPAEKPLKVTLPASRVSGKLRRIVVDAGHGGKDPGAIGPSGVKEKDITLALAKRLAVRLEKELGCQVILTRDKDVFLPLEERTAIANRVGADLFLSIHANASNNRKAQGVETYYLNFSKNDKAAAVAARENGTSLKQVSDLELILFDLMANAKINESSRLAAEIQKSLVDNLSKHYSPVKNHGVRQGPFYVLLGANMPSVLVEAAFISNKTEESRLRSSKYQERAARAIARAVHTFSQDSKTIANK
- the xerD gene encoding site-specific tyrosine recombinase XerD, encoding MDQYLDLFLNYLVVEKGLSANTLDAYGRDLARYLEFLSVKGVTGLEQVSPPMVVAFLSALKERGLSARSRARKLVSLRMFHRFLLAENLATTNPAAQVAAPKSFAKLPQILTPDEVESLLSAPGNTTCFDLRDKAMLEILYATGLRVSELVGLTLQDLQLDVGYLTAFGKRAKQRIVPLGDAAREAVLEYLSHGRGELAGEVGSGFLFLNRSGNGLTRQGFWKMMKRRAMEAGINKNITPHTLRHSFATHLLDNGADLRAVQAMLGHADISTTQIYTHVTRERMKVIHQQHHPRG
- a CDS encoding cofactor-independent phosphoglycerate mutase yields the protein MKYVVLLGDGMADEPMAELGGKTPLQCAHTPFMDRLAREGQVGLAQTIPEGFPPGSDVANLSVFGYDPASCYSGRSPLEAASMGVSLNAEDVSFRLNLVTLGENDDQQIMEDFSAGHISTEEARDIVLTLQRELGTEQFQFYPGVSYRHLLVWRGGIDSMNFTPPHDITGQSVEGQLPRGEGAEILLELMERARGILASHPVNERRRSEGKRPANAMWLWGQGRAPHMQTLQERFGLSGAVISAVDLIKGIGIYAGLDVIDVPGATGYLDTNYLGKAEFALEALKTRDYVYVHVEAPDEASHGGLVQEKIQAIESFDKLVVGTIVEGMQSMGDFRLLVAPDHPTPLRLMTHTDKPVPFILYDSTGEFLTDQPVAGYDESSAASTGLFIDQGFRLMEKLVGC